The Miscanthus floridulus cultivar M001 chromosome 7, ASM1932011v1, whole genome shotgun sequence genome includes a region encoding these proteins:
- the LOC136465976 gene encoding vegetative cell wall protein gp1-like, with protein sequence MERIPEMDPWLGARVSGAEVLGMGKQACKGASGAIHSGAELRPNIYPRPSSPSPCPSSPRPPPPAHARARPLPPRPPRAAPATPRTARRANRATRSLPEGRAAACQRHARAARAVLALQLRRPSTLLLPAAEPTPAPLPPLPRPSPAPRSPCPHAVARWLAAAPSRHALHRRPSLCLHRGGLGLAPPCPLHRRPRPALPTSTAALASPRLPRPSSRSRSAERRPPRDRRAPPLSLAAPPQSRIFALTYAHRPSTQKDCAYGS encoded by the exons atggaaagaattccagaaatggacccttggctcggcgccagagtgagtggcgccgaggtcctgggcatgGGCAAACAGGCCTGTAAAGGGGCCTCAGGCGCCatccactctggcgccgagctacgGCCTAATATCTACCCTCGGCCTTCTTCCCCATCTCCTTGCCCTAGCAgcccccgcccgccgccgcccgcccacgCACGCGCCCGCCCGCTCCCGCCGCGCCCGCCCCGAGCCGCGCCCGCCACACCGCGCACCGCCCGCCGCGCCAACCGCGCCACGCGCTCCCTCCCTGAAGGCCGCGCAGCCGCCTGCCAGCGCCATGCCCGCGCCGCGCGGGCCGTCCTAGCCCTGCAGCTCCGCCGCCCGAGCACGCTTCTGCTCCCGGCGGCCGAGCCCACTCCCGCGCCGCTGCCTCcgctccctcgcccgagcccCGCACCACGCAGTCCGTGCCCTCACGCTGTTGCCCGTTGGTTGGCTGCAGCGCCgagccgccacgccctccaccgccgtcctagcctttgtctccaccgcggcggcctcggcctcgccccgccttgccccctccaccgccggcctcgccccgccttgccgacgtccaccgccgccctcgcctcgccccgcctccCGCGGCCGTCGAGCCGGTCTCGCAGCGCGGAGCGCCGGCCACCCCGCGACCGCCGCGCACCACCTCTGTCGTTGGCCGCGCCACCGCAGTCCCGGATATTTGCCTTGACCTACGCCCATCGTCCGTCGACCCAGAAAg attgcgcctacggttcctga
- the LOC136464048 gene encoding uncharacterized protein, with protein sequence MGAAAADLEVRQLRILGRIADLELAAQQHRLGALSISAAPSENGEADARATEARLSALLAARGVRDFAFRRVPADYYDRSLEERRGLLRADSVAQLCKSIVMVNTQAAADVVDCSNPKNSKYYVVVVQYNARLNAENIKNFLYELNEKQIPKKRFNMRLAPEEESHKLTGFVHNAVTCIGMETNIPVIIDEAITKLDEDFFWMGGGEVDLKLGMRTSQFLSAFSPFVVKCS encoded by the exons ATGGGCGCCGCGGCGGCCGACCTCGAGGTGCGTCAGCTCCGCATCCTCGGCCGTATTGCTGACCTCGAGCTCGCCGCGCAGCAGCACCGCCTCGGGGCGCTCTCCATCTCCGCCGCGCCCTCGGAGAACGGTGAGGCCGACGCCAGGGCCACCGAGGCGAGGCTCTCGGCACTCCTGGCCGCGCGCGGCGTGCGTGACTTCGCCTTCCGTCGCGTTCCCGCCGACTACTACGACCGCTCCCTCGAGGAGCGCCGCGGCCTGCTCCGAGCCGACTCAGTCGCCCAGCTCTGCAAGAGCATCGTCATG GTGAACACCCAAGCTGCTGCAGATGTTGTTGATTGCAGTAATCCAAAGAATTCAAAATACTATGTCGTTGTTGTTCAG TATAATGCACGGCTTAACGCTGAAAACATCAAGAACTTCCTGTATGAACTAAATGAGAAGCAAATACCCAAAAAGAGATTTAACA TGAGGTTGGCACCAGAAGAGGAGTCACACAAACTTACTGGGTTTGTGCATAACGCTGTCACTTGCATTGGGATGGAAACAAACATACCG GTTATCATAGATGAAGCTATCACCAAATTGGATGAGGATTTCTTCTGGATGGGTGGTGGAGAAGTTGACCTCAAGCTCGGGATGCGAACCTCACAATTCTTAAGTGCCTTTAGTCCATTCGTGGTGAAATGCAGCTGA
- the LOC136464050 gene encoding uncharacterized protein, with the protein MAKCRFKEWLYGPKNQWPEEPRRVKEKKKERVIYKAPPVICECGVKSNYGLVPSELGIGHYCGHMIEYDESTRKCSWECYDGQAKFLDELKKRQVIAWKRGYGPDYVNLFVKHHKEKMCEFARQRGICNPIDVGLNKWGLERRTTLEEERARNEAREETRVQMQVLDEHVATLCARIGCSGEHAAEVARARYEEKKLDAHRSRAGRTVQSPIVLCDDGDEDEDDTGRLSELIALAEAGIQAQEAEDDTGRLSELISLAEAGIQAQEADDDTGRLSELIALAEAGLQVEEDDDAFFTQAAAAADEAEAAYYKRQAGQSNAVEPSRSNRVVVEDWYSDDELLTQYVSD; encoded by the exons atggcgaagtgtcgtttcaaggagtggttgtatggtcctaagaaccaatggccggaagaaccgcggagggttaaggaaaagaagaaagaacgggtaatctacaaagcacctcctgtcatatgcgaatgtggtgtaaaatccaactatggcctagtcccttcggagcttggaataggtcattattgcggccatatgattgagtatgatgag agcactaggaaatgcagttgggaatgttatgatggtcaagctaagttcttggatgaactgaagaagaggcaagtaattgcatggaagaggggatatggacctgactacgtcaacctattcgttaaacatcacaaagaaaagatgtgtgagtttgctagacagcgcggtatttgtaacccgatcgatgttgggcttaacaaatggggattggagaggcggacgacgttagaggaggagagggcaaggaatgaggcaagggaggagacaagagtacagatgcaggtcttggacgagcatgttgctacattatgtgcca ggattggttgcagcggggaacatgctgcagaggtggctcgtgcaagatatgaggagaagaagttagatgcccatagatcacgagctggtcgcaccgttcaatcaccgattgtgctgtgtgatgatggagacgaggatgaggacgacactggcagactgagtgagctcattgctttagcagaggcgggcatacaggcgcaggaggctgaggacgacacaggcagactgagcgagctcatctctctagcagaggcgggcattcaggcgcaggaggctgacgatgacactggcagactgagcgagctcatcgctctagcagaggcgggcttacaggtagaggaggatgacgacgcgttcttcactcaggccgcagcggccgcagacgaagcggaggccgcttactacaagcgacaggcaggtcagagcaacgcagttgagcctagccgcagcaacagggttgtagtagaggactggtactcggatgatgagttgcttactcagtacgtttcagattga